One Chryseobacterium sp. StRB126 genomic region harbors:
- a CDS encoding serine hydrolase domain-containing protein gives MRILKYMIGGAAAGAAAAYFFGYDYLFSGISKTYLKGRSSAHIDDGNLFPSNSIAAGSPKQWEEHAEYNKKELPKVLVDDLKQSKTASFIVIKNGEIIHEQYWDGYNQLSQTNSFSMAKAVTVMLLGKALEEGLINNIDEKLSDFHAEFKEKTFGNEVTLKNLAQMESGLDWDENYNNPFLPNAKAYYGKSLVKAVFSRKFKEQPGTRFEYQSGTTQLLGFALKKALKQPLASYLSEKFWIPMGMEQNAKWSTDDHGMEKTYCCIHSNTRDFAKIGQLFLNDGKIGDQQILNTDFIEQMRTPTEKSENIYGMGLWTNHDNPIKHYYFLGLQGQYIIMVPEHNMVIVKTGSYANNPKNDRGRPDQVKFLVNEAVQLFQ, from the coding sequence ATGAGAATACTAAAATACATGATAGGAGGAGCTGCAGCCGGAGCTGCGGCAGCTTACTTTTTCGGATATGATTATTTATTCAGTGGTATTTCCAAAACCTACCTTAAAGGAAGATCAAGTGCCCATATTGATGATGGAAATCTATTTCCCAGTAATTCTATTGCTGCAGGATCTCCCAAACAATGGGAAGAACATGCTGAATATAATAAAAAAGAACTACCTAAAGTTTTAGTTGATGATTTAAAACAGTCTAAAACAGCATCTTTTATAGTGATAAAGAATGGTGAAATTATTCACGAACAATATTGGGACGGCTATAATCAGCTTTCACAAACCAATTCTTTTTCTATGGCCAAAGCTGTGACTGTCATGCTTTTGGGGAAAGCTCTGGAAGAAGGACTTATCAACAACATTGATGAAAAGCTTTCTGACTTTCATGCTGAATTTAAAGAGAAAACTTTCGGAAATGAAGTCACTCTTAAAAATCTGGCTCAGATGGAATCCGGCCTCGATTGGGATGAAAACTATAATAATCCGTTTCTGCCCAATGCCAAAGCTTATTATGGAAAGAGTCTGGTAAAGGCTGTATTTTCACGAAAATTCAAAGAGCAGCCGGGAACAAGATTTGAATATCAAAGCGGAACCACTCAGCTTCTTGGTTTTGCTCTGAAAAAAGCACTGAAGCAGCCATTGGCAAGCTATCTATCTGAAAAATTCTGGATTCCAATGGGAATGGAACAAAATGCGAAATGGAGCACTGATGACCATGGAATGGAAAAAACCTATTGCTGTATTCATTCCAATACAAGGGACTTTGCAAAAATTGGACAGCTGTTTCTGAATGATGGCAAAATTGGAGATCAGCAGATCCTTAATACAGATTTTATTGAGCAGATGAGAACTCCGACAGAAAAATCGGAAAACATTTACGGAATGGGGCTTTGGACCAATCATGACAACCCAATCAAACATTATTATTTTCTAGGTCTTCAGGGGCAATATATCATTATGGTTCCGGAACATAATATGGTGATCGTGAAAACAGGAAGCTATGCTAATAATCCTAAAAATGATAGAGGAAGACCGGATCAGGTGAAGTTTTTGGTTAATGAAGCCGTACAATTATTCCAATAA
- a CDS encoding YdeI/OmpD-associated family protein, with the protein MEKYSSTIDTYIEKSQDFARPILNYLRETVHEYCPDAEETMKWSFPHFIYKGKNLCAMASFKQHCTFGFWLEKEIKTIQEITQDIEKSSMFSLGRITRIEDLPSKPQLKKAIKEAMELTDMGVTMKKAAPSKTEVEIPDYFQSALEAQSKTLAIFEKASPSFRKEYITWIIDAKTETTRNKRMEQALEWIAEGKGRNWKYERK; encoded by the coding sequence ATGGAAAAATACAGCTCAACAATAGATACTTATATTGAAAAGTCGCAGGATTTTGCAAGGCCGATTCTGAATTATTTACGCGAAACCGTTCATGAGTACTGCCCAGACGCAGAAGAAACCATGAAGTGGAGTTTTCCACATTTTATTTACAAAGGGAAAAACCTTTGTGCTATGGCTTCTTTCAAACAACACTGTACCTTCGGGTTCTGGCTGGAAAAAGAGATAAAAACCATTCAGGAAATTACTCAAGATATTGAGAAGAGCTCTATGTTTAGCTTAGGCAGAATCACCAGGATTGAAGATCTTCCCTCAAAACCTCAGCTGAAAAAAGCCATTAAAGAAGCTATGGAGCTTACAGATATGGGGGTTACCATGAAAAAAGCAGCCCCTTCCAAAACAGAAGTAGAAATTCCTGATTATTTTCAATCTGCATTAGAAGCTCAGTCAAAAACATTAGCCATTTTTGAAAAAGCCTCACCATCCTTCAGAAAAGAATATATCACATGGATTATAGATGCGAAAACAGAAACTACCCGCAATAAAAGAATGGAGCAGGCTTTGGAATGGATTGCAGAAGGAAAAGGAAGGAATTGGAAGTATGAGAGGAAGTAA
- a CDS encoding DUF6443 domain-containing protein, which translates to MKKIIIPIGLVLSISTLKSQSNLENYVQARTYLEPVTTSQPNAKQMRKVEYYDGLGKLKQIVNVKITPQGRDVVIPVIYDGFGRQTREYLPVPQSGTQDGLIYTQNSGLVPFPVGDPQNLYTNERAFSEKVLESSPLDRLQQQIQIGTDWMGKPIKYDNEANTAADAVKKFTTSTSWVGGATKSIPSNAGVYGANQLYKNTVTDEDGNKTIEFKNGKGQVILIRNVVSSSENADTYYIYNEYNQLAFVVPPMLSKIQSWTPADQDNLAYEYRYNGGNLMVEKKLPGKDWEYMVYDKSDRLILSQDANLRAQNKWVISKYDKLGRVVYTGYLTGGERADRQNEIKDLLIIESRNSTGFTRNGITVYYTDNNFVGQIPTLLSVNYYDSYPPYNFNPDLTIPGKTVLTEVPNADGRSTKGLPVATLLKNVEDDNWTKNYTLYDDKARVIGSHSINYLGGYTRIETDLDFSGVTLSTKTKHFRRTTEPEVNVKERFEYDNQNRLLKHYHQVDYWPEQLLAENIYNEFAQLATKKVGNNLQSIDYAYNVKGWLTDVNKDQMGIPDLGGKLFAYKIKYNQKNGITKPDPVLFAGKDVQARYNGNIAEVDWRAVESIGANPPMEPKRYGYVYDSLNRVTAGYYQNPNNPYSREHTESIDYDLNGNITNLYRTSVMENGNTTATVIDNIEYTNVGNHAVKMKDLSKNKSGYEGTVGSLIEYDLNGNMKNMFDKQISDIGYNHLNLQNSLVIGGGQVTTEINSKFRSDGVKVRKENTLTSIGITSTTWTKEITDYLDGFQYLNKTASNNGGGGSTDMFSKTSSESQVALEMEAFKKIPPIDLDPLPIDPIVKNPHNPELQFFATTEGFYDYQKKSYIYQYKDHLGNVRVSFSRNNQNGAFEITDANDYYPFGMNHLKTGGAYFGAGSYKNYKYNRKELQETGMYDYGWRHYMPDVGRWTTSDPLIKDLDFTFNPNEADDDDDDDISAGILLANGGGVFNVKNLNPYAYGYNDPIRYDDPDGRCPNCLTALGGALIGGGLELGGQLLSGKSFKEVDWADVAIETGKGALAGAGLGVGAKFLVEAGSVVAKAAVDYSGNEGNQNIFNGKKSGSKAWADGLMDVAAGKAGGAAAKQLNKVSGKFLAKATVAETKALRNVTLATNNFNRLTNGGRNMYGVNATLATSKLAKSKAVAQVARKNAAAAKITKTVVKNGEIVNKAIQGSLGDKIKSWFGF; encoded by the coding sequence ATGAAAAAAATAATAATCCCAATCGGTTTAGTGCTTTCTATAAGTACTTTAAAATCACAATCAAACCTCGAGAATTATGTACAGGCCCGTACCTATCTTGAACCCGTAACCACCTCCCAGCCCAACGCAAAGCAAATGCGTAAAGTTGAGTATTATGATGGATTAGGAAAATTAAAACAAATTGTAAATGTAAAAATAACTCCGCAGGGAAGAGATGTTGTGATCCCGGTTATCTATGATGGATTTGGAAGACAAACAAGAGAATATCTTCCCGTACCTCAGTCAGGAACACAAGATGGACTTATTTATACCCAGAACTCTGGATTAGTTCCGTTCCCGGTAGGAGATCCACAAAACCTTTATACAAATGAGAGAGCATTTTCAGAAAAAGTATTGGAAAGCTCTCCGCTGGATAGGCTTCAGCAGCAGATCCAGATAGGGACTGATTGGATGGGAAAACCGATAAAATATGATAATGAGGCCAATACAGCAGCCGATGCAGTAAAGAAATTTACTACTTCTACAAGCTGGGTAGGAGGAGCTACCAAAAGTATTCCTTCTAATGCTGGTGTCTATGGAGCCAATCAGTTATATAAGAACACAGTTACCGATGAAGATGGAAACAAGACGATTGAGTTTAAAAATGGTAAAGGACAGGTTATTCTGATAAGGAATGTCGTAAGCAGTTCAGAAAATGCAGATACTTATTATATTTATAACGAATATAACCAGTTAGCTTTTGTAGTTCCGCCAATGCTATCCAAAATCCAGAGCTGGACTCCTGCAGATCAGGACAATCTGGCTTACGAATATCGGTATAATGGTGGAAACCTTATGGTAGAAAAAAAGCTTCCGGGAAAAGACTGGGAGTATATGGTATATGATAAATCGGACAGACTAATATTATCTCAGGATGCTAATTTGAGAGCTCAAAATAAATGGGTGATCTCTAAGTATGATAAGTTGGGAAGAGTAGTGTACACAGGCTATTTAACAGGAGGAGAAAGGGCTGACAGACAAAATGAAATAAAAGATCTACTGATTATCGAAAGCAGAAATTCCACCGGATTTACCCGAAATGGAATAACTGTTTATTATACAGATAATAATTTTGTTGGGCAAATTCCTACTCTACTAAGTGTCAATTATTATGACAGCTATCCTCCATATAATTTTAATCCTGATCTTACTATTCCGGGAAAGACTGTGCTTACAGAGGTTCCTAATGCAGACGGAAGAAGCACCAAAGGATTACCTGTAGCAACTCTGTTGAAGAATGTTGAAGATGATAATTGGACGAAGAATTACACTCTTTATGATGATAAAGCAAGAGTGATAGGATCCCATTCTATTAACTATTTGGGGGGATATACCAGAATAGAAACGGATCTGGATTTTTCCGGAGTTACTCTGAGTACAAAAACAAAGCATTTCAGAAGAACTACTGAACCAGAGGTTAATGTGAAAGAACGTTTTGAATATGATAATCAGAACAGATTGTTAAAACATTATCACCAGGTAGATTATTGGCCGGAACAGTTATTGGCAGAGAATATTTATAACGAGTTTGCTCAGTTAGCTACCAAAAAGGTGGGAAACAACCTGCAAAGTATTGATTATGCTTACAATGTTAAAGGCTGGTTGACAGATGTCAACAAAGATCAGATGGGAATTCCTGACTTGGGTGGAAAACTATTTGCATATAAAATTAAATATAACCAGAAGAATGGTATCACAAAGCCGGACCCTGTTTTATTTGCAGGAAAAGATGTGCAGGCTAGATATAACGGAAATATTGCAGAAGTAGACTGGAGGGCTGTGGAATCGATAGGAGCAAATCCTCCAATGGAGCCTAAAAGATATGGATATGTTTATGATAGCTTAAACAGAGTGACAGCCGGATATTATCAAAATCCGAATAATCCCTATTCCAGAGAGCATACAGAATCCATCGACTATGACTTAAACGGAAATATTACAAACCTTTACAGAACATCTGTGATGGAAAACGGGAATACAACAGCTACTGTAATTGACAATATCGAATATACCAATGTAGGAAACCATGCGGTAAAAATGAAAGACCTCAGTAAGAATAAATCCGGGTATGAAGGTACTGTAGGATCTCTTATTGAATACGACCTGAATGGGAATATGAAAAATATGTTCGATAAACAGATCTCAGATATTGGTTATAATCATTTAAATTTACAGAATTCATTGGTGATAGGTGGTGGACAAGTCACTACAGAGATAAATAGTAAGTTCCGATCTGATGGGGTAAAAGTTCGTAAAGAGAATACCCTCACAAGTATAGGAATTACGAGTACAACCTGGACTAAAGAGATTACAGACTATCTTGACGGATTTCAGTATTTAAATAAAACCGCTTCAAATAATGGCGGCGGCGGTAGTACTGATATGTTTTCTAAAACATCTTCGGAATCTCAGGTCGCTCTTGAGATGGAAGCCTTCAAAAAAATACCACCAATTGATCTGGATCCTCTACCGATTGATCCTATTGTTAAAAACCCTCATAATCCAGAGCTCCAATTCTTTGCAACAACCGAAGGATTCTATGATTATCAGAAAAAATCCTATATTTACCAGTACAAAGACCATTTGGGGAATGTAAGGGTAAGTTTCAGTAGAAATAACCAGAATGGGGCTTTTGAAATCACTGATGCCAATGATTACTATCCTTTTGGAATGAATCATTTAAAAACAGGAGGAGCTTATTTTGGAGCAGGAAGTTATAAAAACTATAAGTATAACAGAAAAGAGCTCCAGGAGACAGGAATGTATGATTACGGATGGCGTCATTATATGCCTGATGTTGGTAGATGGACTACATCAGATCCGCTGATAAAAGATCTTGATTTTACCTTTAATCCAAATGAAGCAGATGATGATGATGACGATGATATCTCTGCAGGAATACTTCTTGCTAATGGGGGCGGAGTATTTAACGTAAAGAACCTAAACCCATACGCCTATGGATATAATGATCCGATCAGGTATGATGATCCGGATGGAAGATGTCCCAACTGTCTGACTGCACTGGGAGGAGCTCTGATTGGGGGTGGTCTGGAATTAGGTGGACAGCTTTTGTCAGGAAAATCATTCAAAGAAGTAGACTGGGCTGATGTTGCTATAGAAACAGGTAAAGGAGCATTAGCCGGTGCAGGCCTTGGTGTTGGAGCCAAATTCCTTGTAGAGGCAGGATCAGTAGTCGCTAAAGCAGCTGTAGATTATTCCGGAAATGAAGGAAATCAGAATATTTTCAATGGTAAAAAGTCTGGTAGTAAAGCTTGGGCTGACGGTTTAATGGATGTTGCAGCTGGAAAAGCAGGCGGGGCTGCAGCGAAACAGTTAAATAAAGTATCAGGTAAGTTTTTGGCAAAAGCCACTGTAGCAGAAACAAAGGCCTTAAGAAATGTAACGCTGGCTACCAATAATTTTAATAGACTAACCAATGGAGGAAGGAATATGTATGGAGTAAATGCAACGTTAGCTACCTCTAAATTAGCGAAATCAAAGGCTGTAGCTCAAGTAGCAAGAAAAAATGCTGCTGCTGCCAAAATAACGAAAACCGTAGTGAAAAATGGAGAAATTGTTAATAAAGCCATTCAAGGATCGTTAGGAGATAAAATAAAATCATGGTTTGGGTTTTAA
- a CDS encoding DUF5977 domain-containing protein: MTPPSGVSEQYKYDDAGRLEKVINADNNIVKEYKYNITPTYYYSDEASKTFTSVCGPGTLPSPVTYVVPAAKYVSTVSQVEADQMAQNDINANGLNYATTNGICTPYVCTITPTHLADIYYSSFQETAFGHIKVTLSFPITGYNGSTPNWSNGVFIGTLDSLCRPTSYKNFNVSSNGGGWSVSLGPAGDVTVRSTGGNSGSSATLYFEYDK; the protein is encoded by the coding sequence ATTACACCCCCTTCTGGAGTTAGCGAGCAATATAAATATGATGATGCAGGGAGGCTTGAAAAAGTTATCAATGCTGATAATAATATCGTAAAAGAATATAAATATAATATTACTCCTACTTATTATTACAGTGACGAAGCAAGCAAAACTTTTACAAGTGTTTGTGGGCCCGGGACTCTGCCTTCACCTGTAACTTATGTTGTTCCTGCGGCTAAATATGTATCTACAGTAAGCCAGGTAGAGGCAGATCAGATGGCACAGAATGATATTAATGCTAATGGACTTAATTATGCCACTACTAATGGAATCTGTACTCCATATGTATGTACTATTACTCCTACCCATCTTGCCGATATCTATTATTCTTCTTTCCAGGAAACTGCTTTTGGCCATATAAAAGTAACTCTAAGCTTTCCTATAACTGGGTATAACGGATCTACACCTAATTGGTCTAATGGAGTGTTTATAGGAACATTAGATAGTTTATGCAGACCAACTTCTTATAAAAATTTCAATGTATCCTCAAATGGTGGAGGCTGGAGTGTATCATTGGGGCCAGCTGGAGATGTTACAGTAAGGTCTACAGGAGGAAACTCAGGAAGTTCAGCCACTTTATATTTTGAATATGATAAATAA
- a CDS encoding T9SS type A sorting domain-containing protein, whose translation MKKFYISALFLCTVSGLYAQEVVWQKDIKSSTQDFLNQVTTTIDQQYLITGSSIQSDDKSQTSENKQNNGYDFHLIKLNQQGEKAWEKYFSGQNHDYLTATVSTQDGGFLLAGTSYSGKGLDKKEDSKGGSDIWLIRINEFGDELWQKTLGTYSDEEARAVIQTTDLGFMVAGNVQGASKGYGSKDVWITRLDKDGKELSQLILGGRGLDEVEKMIPTKDGGALLGIYSRSSEVRVSGSGDKSRGNISSSESRTPNLVSRTGKSTENFGEGDYWIVKLDKNGKVEWEKNFGGKGDDHIRTLALASNGFIIGGESRSDRSGNKSVGIEEGTDLWLISLNERGEEKWQKSYNFKNRDILMSMSVLHSADDGTSKGILLGGYTQAEGRIEENDETFWMLYLDHSGNEQWRKHVKGESRKREERLSDLKLNKDGSIVLAGTSAKELGKENWKIVKLGDQQVKELVEKYDIKIYPNPVSDYAYVEIGFDFKEADIMLYDMSGRQIQNLKTKNNITKINTNSLVQGAYLITIKTDSNKTANAKLIKK comes from the coding sequence TCAGGGTTGTATGCTCAGGAAGTAGTCTGGCAAAAAGATATAAAGTCCTCTACTCAGGACTTTTTAAATCAGGTCACTACAACCATCGATCAGCAATACCTTATTACGGGGAGCTCTATTCAGAGCGATGATAAATCCCAGACTTCCGAGAATAAACAGAACAATGGTTATGATTTTCACCTGATAAAACTGAACCAACAGGGTGAAAAGGCCTGGGAAAAATATTTTTCCGGACAAAACCATGATTATTTAACAGCTACAGTGTCCACTCAAGATGGTGGTTTTTTACTTGCCGGGACTTCTTATTCAGGAAAAGGGCTTGATAAAAAAGAAGATTCCAAAGGAGGATCAGACATCTGGCTTATCAGAATCAATGAATTTGGAGATGAATTATGGCAAAAGACCTTAGGTACTTATTCGGATGAAGAGGCCCGAGCTGTCATTCAAACAACAGATTTGGGGTTCATGGTGGCAGGAAATGTACAAGGGGCATCCAAAGGTTATGGTTCAAAAGATGTCTGGATTACCAGATTGGATAAGGATGGAAAGGAATTGTCTCAATTGATTTTAGGTGGAAGAGGACTTGATGAGGTTGAAAAGATGATTCCAACGAAAGATGGGGGAGCTTTACTTGGGATTTATTCAAGAAGTTCTGAAGTTCGTGTTTCGGGATCAGGTGACAAGTCTCGTGGGAACATATCATCTTCCGAATCCCGTACTCCGAATCTTGTATCCCGCACCGGAAAATCCACAGAAAATTTCGGTGAAGGTGATTATTGGATCGTTAAACTTGATAAAAACGGAAAGGTAGAATGGGAAAAGAATTTTGGAGGTAAAGGAGATGATCATATCAGAACGCTGGCCCTTGCTTCAAATGGCTTTATCATTGGAGGAGAATCCAGATCAGACAGGTCCGGAAACAAATCTGTGGGAATAGAAGAAGGTACAGATCTGTGGCTGATTTCTTTGAATGAAAGAGGCGAAGAAAAATGGCAAAAATCATACAATTTCAAGAACAGAGATATTCTGATGAGTATGAGTGTTCTTCATTCAGCAGATGATGGAACTTCAAAAGGAATACTGTTAGGCGGTTACACCCAGGCAGAAGGAAGAATTGAAGAAAATGATGAAACGTTCTGGATGCTGTACCTGGACCATAGCGGAAATGAACAGTGGAGAAAGCATGTGAAAGGAGAATCCAGAAAGAGAGAGGAACGGCTTTCAGATTTGAAATTAAACAAAGATGGCTCTATTGTACTGGCAGGAACCAGTGCAAAGGAATTAGGTAAGGAAAACTGGAAGATTGTAAAGCTGGGAGATCAACAGGTAAAAGAGCTTGTAGAGAAGTATGATATCAAAATCTATCCTAATCCAGTATCTGACTATGCGTATGTGGAGATTGGTTTTGACTTCAAGGAAGCTGATATTATGCTCTATGATATGAGTGGAAGACAGATTCAGAATTTGAAGACTAAAAATAATATAACTAAAATCAATACAAATTCTCTAGTACAGGGAGCTTATCTGATTACAATAAAAACGGATAGTAACAAAACAGCGAATGCTAAGCTGATAAAAAAATAA